In the genome of Cryptomeria japonica chromosome 8, Sugi_1.0, whole genome shotgun sequence, one region contains:
- the LOC131045148 gene encoding receptor-like protein 53 — protein sequence MEATVSYSKVALAIIIAIITISCGLLCLIAYPAMACPLTERNVLLDFKADLADEDKRLSSWHGLNCCTWSGVGCNFGTGHVSLLDLNGYNLKGDIHSSLFELAELEHLDLSDNYFQGNITPHIGMLKKLSFLALSDAGDANEFYVSLESLSDLVSLEYLVLDGLNISVGKESAEAVGSLRNLQQLSMSGCGLSGPIPNSLVKLTSLLHLDLSRNSLLAQIPAWFENVTAHLLSLDLSDNYNLGGDISFIGQQISPSLTRIILSRTAVEGEIPSAIGNVSSLESLHLFNTRIEGKIPLFIANLSKLFSLDLSHNNLRGSIPPSLGSLSSLSYLDLSYNQFNGPIPRTISDLVSLKHLWLDSNGLSGSISLSLLDNLTRLEYLFLSNNHLTVSSDSPWIPQFRNLQALRLSSCNLDRIPPFLVTQYGMIELDLSANRIATDIPSWMWDLTSLYYLNLSCNQLTGSLPSSLTSMTLMYLDLHNNSLEGPLPLPPDAHLLDLSGNQFNGSIPADMGAYLSNSWYLSLSRNNLSGAIPDSICTSDLQVLDLSSNMLSNMIPPHLIRKCSSLNVLDLAENHLEGKMPAEWGNLKEINTLKLAGNKLKGLLPSSLSKCHTLQCPTPGDRPFKSSNLDLSHNRLSGPIPSNLTNLLAMVNESQSNPNHLEKYTLDGAIYTNKIVMSWKGGDGEFVKVLFILKCIDLSNNNLSGNIPLKMGSLKGLIALNLSRNHLSGPIPKTLGDMDQLESLDLSINRLNGKIPLELQLLTYLEFLNLSYNMLDGKVPHGGQFLTFGESSYLGNPKLSGIPFTNTTVCNNSSGYDNCTSIETIGVENSDAEMKGWAIGLGLSYSLGFSIVIGILCFNNRIRKRVFNLYDDVVLAVDRCITGNK from the exons ATGGAAGCTACGGTTTCATATAGCAAAGTTGCACTTGCAATCATTATTGCAATCATTACAATATCATGCGGCCTCTTATGTTTGATCGCCTATCCTGCAATGGCGTGCCCGCTAACCGAAAGAAATGTTCTCCTGGATTTTAAGGCAGATCTTGCAGATGAGGATAAAAGGCTTAGTTCCTGGCACGGATTGAATTGCTGCACTTGGAGTGGAGTTGGCTGTAACTTCGGCACAGGCCATGTTTCTCTACTCGATTTGAATGGATACAATTTGAAGGGTGACATCCATTCATCGCTGTTTGAGCTTGCAGAGTTAGAGCACCTCGATCTCAGTGATAACTACTTTCAAGGTAACATCACTCCCCATATTGGAATGTTGAAGAAACTCAGTTTTCTTGCTTTGTCAGATGCTGGTGATGCAAATGAATTTTATGTGAGTTTGGAAAGCTTATCAGATCTAGTGAGCTTGGAATACCTCGTTCTGGATGGACTAAATATCTCTGTAGGCAAGGAGAGCGCCGAAGCTGTTGGCAGTCTACGGAACCTTCAACAACTCAGCATGTCTGGGTGTGGGCTTAGCGGACCAATTCCCAATTCCCTTGTCAAACTCACTTCTCTCCTTCATCTCGATCTTTCAAGGAATTCTTTGTTAGCCCAAATACCTGCTTGGTTTGAAAATGTGACTGCCCACTTGCTCTCACTTGATCTTTCTGACAATTACAATCTTGGAGGAGACATTTCTTTTATTGGACAACAAATTTCACCATCACTGACTAGAATTATTCTTTCACGGACAGCTGTGGAGGGTGAAATTCCATCTGCTATAGGGAACGTTTCATCCTTGGAGAGTCTTCATCTGTTCAATACTAGAATTGAAGGTAAAATTCCTCTGTTCATCGCCAATCTCTCTAAACTTTTTTCTTTGGATCTGTCCCACAACAACTTAAGAGGATCAATCCCACCTTCGTTGGGATCACTTTCTTCCCTTTCATATCTTGACCTCAGTTACAACCAATTTAATGGACCAATTCCACGCACAATTTCAGATCTTGTTAGCTTAAAACACCTTTGGCTGGACTCTAATGGGTTAAGtggttccatatccctttctctctTAGATAATCTAACTAGACTTGAATATCTGTTCCTTTCCAATAATCACCTAACCGTGAGTAGTGATTCACCCTGGATCCCACAGTTTAGAAACCTCCAGGCTCTGCGATTATCTTCCTGCAATTTGGATAGAATTCCACCGTTTCTAGTAACCCAATATGGCATGATAGAGCTGGACCTATCCGCTAACAGAATTGCAACAGATATTCCGTCCTGGATGTGGGACTTAACCAGTCTTTATTATTTGAACCTTAGCTGTAACCAATTAACAGGTTCTCTGCCATCTAGTCTAACATCCATGACTCTTATGTATCTGGATTTGCACAATAACAGCTTAGAaggtcctcttcctcttcctcctgatGCTCATCTTTTGGACCTGTCGGGGAATCAGTTTAATGGTTCTATTCCTGCTGATATGGGTGCATATCTTTCAAATTCGTGGTATTTATCCTTGTCTAGGAATAATCTCAGTGGAGCCATTCCAGATTCTATTTGCACTTCAGATTTGCAGGTTCTTGACCTGTCAAGTAATATGCTGAGCAATATGATTCCTCCCCATTTGATAAGGAAATGTTCTTCTCTCAATGTTCTAGATTTGGCGGAAAATCATCTAGAAGGTAAAATGCCAGCAGAATGGGGCAACCTGAAAGAGATTAATACATTGAAGCTCGCTGGTAATAAGTTGAAAGGACTTCTTCCGTCTTCGCTTTCAAAATGCCACACTCTGCAA TGTCCCACGCCAGGTGATCGacctttcaaatcttcaaatctgGACCTTTCACACAACCGCCTTTCAGGACCTATTCCGAGCAACCTTACAAACTTGCTTGCAATGGTCAATGAATCACAGAGTAATCCAAACCATTTGGAAAAATATACTTTAGATGGTGCAATATATACAAATAAAATTGTAATGTCGTGGAAAGGTGGGGATGGTGAGTTTGTGAAAGTTCTTTTCATTCTAAAATGTATTGATCTTTCAAATAACAATTTATCGGGGAACATTCCTCTCAAAATGGGATCCCTTAAGGGCTTGATAGCCCTTAACCTTTCAAGGAATCATCTCAGTGGCCCAATCCCAAAAACATTGGGAGACATGGATCAGCTAGAGTCTCTGGACCTCTCGATAAACAGGTTGAATGGCAAAATTCCCTTGGAACTTCAGTTGCTGACTTATTTGGAGTTCTTGAATCTATCTTACAACATGCTTGATGGAAAAGTACCCCACGGAGGGCAGTTTCTGACCTTTGGGGAGTCATCCTACTTAGGCAATCCGAAGCTAAGTGGGATTCCATTTACCAATACAACAGTCTGCAACAACTCTTCTGGATATGACAACTGCACAAGTATTGAGACAATTGGTGTAGAAAATTCAGATGCTGAAATGAAAGGGTGGGCCATCGGACTTGGATTGAGTTATAGTTTGGGATTCTCTATTGTGATTGGAATATTGTGTTTCAATAACAGGATAAGAAAGAGAGTCTTcaatttgtatgatgatgtagttTTAGCTGTTGATCGGTGTATAACAGGGAATAAGTGA